The Pseudomonas solani genome segment TGCTTGTTTATGACTTCATGAGGAAGGAAGTGATTCAGGTCCCAGGGGGCGACTTTAATGTTAACAGTTGTGGGGTTCAGGGTTGGGAGGCGGTGATCCGGATTCGGAAAAAAACAGCATTTTTCGCTAGATGGAAGGGATTTTAATTGCGATTTTGCAGTTGCTGATTTGAGCGATGGAGTTTTGGGGCGGAAAATTTGTATTTTGAAATTGGATTCACGTCATTGCCCCCTGCGGGGCAAGTATAAATGTGAAGTGTTTTTCTGCTGGCGAAGCAATTAAGCGTTTTGTCTGTGTGGCGTCACAATAGGTTTAATTCATATCGTCAACTCCGCTGGTTGGTCGAGGCTGGTTGGGTGTGGCTGCTGTTTTCTATTGTCCTTGGTGTTGTGGTTGCTCAGGGGGGTAATGGAAGTCAGAGAGTCTTACGCCGGCCTCCTTGGTGTTAGGAAATTTCCATTGCCAAATCAAGATGGCGCCGTACGCAAATCAGGCGCGTGCCGTCTATTTTCTGTTCTGGGTATGACTTAGAGTCTCGCTTCATAAGTTCATAAGTTCATGAGTGAGAGAGGATAGGTGGTCGAGTTGGCGCAGGGGTGCGAGCTAATTCGTATTATGCGCCTGCTTTTTGCTCTTTCCTTGAATGTTACAAGTTGGTTTATTAATTATCGCATCATGGTGGCTCTGTGCGAGCAATAATCATCAAGAATTTGGTGCGGAGCTAAATTAACAGCAAAAGGAAATAATCGAAGTGAATGCCAATCAAGTAAGTATTACCGCACTCTCGCTCGTGTTGTTGGGCTGCTCAGGCGGGCCTTATCAACATGCCGCAGCCTCTACTCAGCATGCAGCCGCTGCCTCGGGACATGCCGCCTCCGCAGCAACTCACGGGGCGGTGGCTTCAGGCCAAGTCGTCACGGGTGCCGTGGCCTTGCCGTTGAAAGCTGTAGGCGCCGTTGGAAAGGCAGCGGACACAGCCGGCGATACCCTGTTGGACGCTACTGGTGATTCCAAACCTTTGCACGTCTCCGACGAGACGGTTTCAGCGGGCCCTGCGCCGAAGGCGGAGTAGGAGAGTTCAATGTTCAAAAAATATTCGTTGCCTTTCTTGGCGTTATTGTTTCCATACCTTGCCATTGCACAAGGTTTCTCCAACCAGGGTGATGCGACTGAAAACAATGACCAGTACACGGCCGAGCAACTGATTTCCTTTTCTAAGAAAGTGGAAAAAAGCCTTGCTGAAAGAGGGGCTAGAGTTGCGATCGTATCTCGGGTCGGTAGGCCGGAAAGCGAGCTGCCCGAGGGGGTCAAATATACTCATGTGGCATTCTGGGTCTATTCGGATATCACCGCCCAAGACGGTCGGAAGCTGAAAGGCTACCAGGTTTATAATTTGTATCAGCGCGAAGGTCAGAAAAATATCAGCGACTTGATAAGTGACTTTCCTTTGGACTTCTATGCTGGAGTCTACTCATTGAAGTCGGGCGTGATAATTCCAAAGCCATCACTCCAGGAGAAGCTGCTGCAAATAATCGATTCCTCCGATTATCGAAAATTGCATAACTCCAATTACTCCGTTGTTGCGAAGATGGATTCTGAGCGGTATCAGAACTGTACGGGGTTCACGCTGAACGTTCTTTTTAGTGCTATTTATGGCACGAGTGATCGCGCGCAGTTAACTGCAAACAAGCGAACCTATTTCAAGCCGCAGGCTATAAAAATCGGCAGCGTGAAGCGAGTGCTTGGCTCTATGTTCGTTCAGGACTTCTTTCCCGAGGAACATGGCGGAGAAATCAAGACGGCAACGTATTCGACCATTGCGAACTTTATGAAGGATTACGATTTGGGTAAGGAGATTTACGAGATCGAAATTTAACCTGAAATTGGGTAATTCACTGTTCAGAACGGCCCTTTCAGGGCCGTTCTTATATTCTCACGCATCAAGCACGTGCTCTGGAACTGCCCCAAAGCGCCGAGTCATGGTTCTTCGACGCCCCCGAGTCGGGATGGGCTAACCGCTTCCTCCTTCTTTGTACATTCTCCAGCCTCGTACCACAGGCTGCTGCGCGTGAACCTCTCCAATGGTCACTCTTGCGCCACCCACACCTGAGCCCTGCTTTTCCTTCACTCGGGTTCATCCTTCCGTCATGCAACGACAGCCCGGCTCAGCAATGGCGGGAGAGGGCGATCCACACCCCATGGGAAATGGCTGGAGGGACTGGCCGACATGTCAGGAAAGTTTCGCTAACTCCCGAGAAATACTGGAAAAAATCTGCGCAAGCTCCCGAGGTTTTTTCCTTTCTCTGTCACCGGAAGTTGAGAACGTCTATCTCGTGGCCAGCCCACCGACGAGCAGGGGAATGTTGCTCGGGGCCAGGCCGCAGCGTGATGCAAGAGCGAACCACTCAACGTCCAGACACGATGAAAGGAGATTCTTCATGTTCAAGCGCAATGTTCTCGCTATTTCCATGGCCGTCGCCGGCCTGTGCTCCGCCCAGGCCATGGCTGCCGTAGTCGGTGGCGGCGCCACTCTGCCGCAGAACCTGTACAACACCGCTACCGTCCTGTCGTCGGGCTTCAACGCCTACATCGGCGTGGGCAGCGGCGCTGGCAAATCCGCCGTGCTGACCAACGACTCCACCAAGCTGGGCCTGGCTTCCGGCATCACCGTCGACTACGCCGGCAGCGATTCCATCCTGTCCGCCAGCGAGATCTCCACCTACCAGGCCGCTCACCAGTCCCCGGCCGTTCCCACCAGCAGCGCCGCCAACTGGGGCCCGCTGGTCCAGGTTCCCTCGGCCGCCACCTCGGTGACCATCCCCTACAAACTGACCCTGGCCGGTGGCGCCGCGCTGAACAACCTGGACCTGACCAGTGCTCAGCTGTGCGACATCTTCTCGGGCACCATCACCACCTGGAACCAGGTCAACGCCAGCTACCCGGCTACCGCCATCACGGTCGTCTACCGTGCCGGCAGCAGCGGCACCACCGAGATATTCACCCGTCACCTGAACAGCCAGTGCTCGGCCAAGTTCACCACCAACAGCACCTTCACCACCGCCAACGTCGGCGCCGAGCCGGCTTCCTGGATCGCTGCCACCAGCAGCGCCAACCTGGCCAGCACCGTCGCTTCCACCGAAGGCGCCATCGGCTACGTCGGCCCGGAAGACGTGGATGCCACCAACAACGCCGTAGTGGCCAAGGTCAATGGCCTGCTGCCTACCATCGGTAACGTCACTACTGCCCTGAGCACCATCGCTCCGCCGGTTGTTGCTGATCGCGCCGATCCTTCCAAGTGGGTACCGGTACTGGCCAACCCCGCCAGCGGCTACAAGATCGTCGGCTACACCAACCTGGTGTTCAGCCAGTGCTACAAGGACACCGCCGACCGCACTTCCATCCGTGATTTCGTTGGCCGTCACTACAACACCGATGACCTCAACAACAACGACGACGAGATCATCGCCAACAAGCTGATCCCGCTGACCGACGACTGGAAGACTGCTATTCGCAGCACCTTCTACACCCCGACCAACTCCCTGGCCATCGGCAACACCACTGCCTGCAACCAGATCGGTCGTCCGCTCTAAGCCTCTAAACAGGCACCGCTCCACGAACCGGCAATGGCCTCGCGCCATTGCCGGTTTTCCTGTTTCAGCCGCCTGCCGGACAGATGAACTTTGCATGACAAAAGTTCGGTCGGAGGCCGCTGGCACCGCCTTGGGGTATAGCCATGGCGCGCACCTCAAGGGAGGGCGATGCGCCCGTCTTTCGCGAGTACACAAGGATCCGTAGTGATGCGTTCCCAGCCGAGCAAGCCCGCTTCCCGCACCGCCACCCGCCACGACACCTTCCTGCCGCTCAAGCCCCTGGCCCAGGCCATCGCTCTGATGCTGCTGACTGGTGGCGCCCAGGCGGAGCAGGCGTTCAGCTCATCCTGGTTCGCCTCCAAGGGCGCGGCGCAGGCATCGGGCGCCGTTCGGCCGACCACCCCGGCGCCGGGCACGCCGCCGCCCCTGGCCCAGCAGCAACGGGTGCAGGAGCGCCTGGGGCGCAGCTTCGCCAACATGAACAACACGGTGGCCGCCATCGCTGCGGCCCAGGCCGCGCAGGCAGCAGGCCGCGCCGCCGCCTCCAGCGGGCCGCAGACCCTCCATAACGGCCTGGGCGGCAACGGCCTCAATGTGGTGATCGGCCCGGACGGCAAGCCGCTGTTCATCAACGCCGAGGGCCCGGTGCAGACCGACGCTAACGGCAAGGTGCTGGTCTCCATCAAGCAGACCGCCGACAAGGCCATCCTCAACTGGGAGACCTTCAACGTCGGCCGCGACACCACCGTGGCCTTCCAGCAGGACGCCAGCTGGGCCCTGATGAACAAGGTCAACAACAGCACGGCGCCGAGCCAGATCCAGGGCCAGATCAAGGGCGACGGCACGGTGATGATCCTCAACGGCAATGGCGTGGTGTTCAGCGGCAGCAGCCAGGTCAACGTGCGCAACCTGGTGGCCGCGGCCACCGACTTCAGCGACGAGCAGTTCAAGACCGGCGGCCTCTACAGCGGCAGCACCCCGGCCTTCACCAACGCCCAGGGCGCCATCCGCGTGGAGCAGGGCGCGCAGCTCAACACCGCCGCACCGGCTACTTCCACTGCTGGTGGCGGCTACGTGCTGCTGCTGGGCAAGGAAGTGGACAACGCCGGCACCATCGCCACGCCCAAGGGCCAGGCGCTGCTGGCGGCGGGTGACAGCTTCACCATCCGCAAGGGCTACGGCACCGACGGCAGCCCAACCTCCACCACCCGTGGCAACGAGGTGACCGTCGGCGGCAATGGCACGGTGACCAACAGCGGGGTCATCCTCGCTGCCAGCGGCGATGTGACCCTGGCCGGCCACCAGGTGCGCCAGAACGGCGCGGCCCTGGCCAGCACCTCGGCCGATGCCCGTGGCACGGTGCACCTCACGGCAACCGGCGCCAACGGCAGCGTGACCCTGGGCGAGGGCAGCACCACCGCCATCCTGCTGGACGCCAGCGCCACGGCCCTGGACAGCCAGCGCGATGCGCTGATCGCGCCGGCGGTGACCCAGGACGGCAAGGTCATTCCCGGCGATGCCTACCGTCGCGACCTGTCCCTGGTGCAGATCGACAGCAGCGGCACCGTGGACTTCCAGAAAGGCTCCATCACCCTGGCCACCGGTGGCCAGGTAGCGGTCAACGCCGGCCAGCGCAGCCTGGTGCGCGATGGCGCGGTGATCGACGTCTCCGGCGCCACCGGGGTCAAGGTCGCGATGGCGTCCAACAGCGTCAAGGTCAACCTGCAGGGCAACGAGCAGCGCGATTCCTCGGTCAACCGCGACGGTGGCGGCCTGAACAACAATGACGTGTGGGTCGATGTGCGCGACCTGGTGTTCGTGCCCGCCGGCACCAACGGCTACGCCACCGACCGCTGGTACACCGCCGGCGGCCTCCTGGAAGTCAGCGGCTACCTGGGTACCCAGGGCCACAGCGTGGCGGAGTGGATGGCCCAGGGCGGCACCGTCAGCTTCACCGGCAACGAGGTGGTGACCCAGGCGGGCTCGCAGATCAACCTCTCCGGCGGCACCCTGGATGTGCAGGCCGGCACTATCAAGCAGACCTGGCTCAAGGGCGCCGACGGGCGCCTCTACGAGCTCTCCAGCGCGCCGGGGGACATCCTCTACACCGGCCTCTACAAGGGCTACGAAGACCACAGCCAGCGCTGGGGCCAGACCGATTACTACTACAACCCGCTGATCGCCTCGACCGAACGCAAGGAAGGCGGCTACACCGTGGGCCGTGACGCCGGGACCCTGGTGATCGGCACCCGCAACGCCGTGCTGGAAGGCACCCTGGCCAGTGACACCTACCAGGGCGAGCGCCAGACCCAAGGTGCCCAATCCGGCCTCGACGGCTACAGCCAGTCGCAGAAGGCCGTGGCCCGTGGCGCCCAGCTGGTGGTGGGCGGCTACACCCCCTGGTACGTGAAGAGCAGCGGCACCCTGGAGTACGCCCTGGGCGCCGATGCCAACACCCTGAAGAACGTGATCCTCGGCGAGGGCGGCGCCCGCATCGCCGATGGGCTGGACCTGGGCTCGGCCTTGCCGGCTGGCCGCCAGGGCACCCTGTACCTCGATAGCGCCCAGCTCAACGGCTTCAACCTCGGGGCGGTCAAGGTGGCCGCCAGCGAGGGCATCCGCGTCGATGGCGACCTGCAGGTGGCCCCGGCGGGCAATGTCATCCTGTTCGGTCCGAAGGTGGAAGTGAACGCCGACATCACTGCCCATGGCGGCAGCATCGAGCTGGGCAACGTGCTCAACCAAATCACCGCCAACGGCAAGGCCGATACCACCCTGGGCGGTGTGGCCTCAGTCACCCTCGGCGCTGGCGCCAGGCTCGATGCCAGCGGCCTGTGGAGCAACCTGCTACTGGACCCGAACGACAGCCGTGCGCTGGCGTACCTCGATGGCGGCAGCGTCTCCCTGCGCAGCAGCGGCAGCACCCTACTGGGTAGCGGCAGCCTGGTGGACGTCTCCTCCGGCGCCGCGTTGCAGGCCAGCGGCAAGCTGCAAGGCGGCAAGGGCGGCAACCTGACCCTGGCGGCCAACGCCAACACCGACAGTGGCGCAGGTGTACTGGGCCTGGGCGGCGAGCTGCGCGGCCAGGGCGTCAAGGGCGGTGGAACCCTGGCGTTGCAGGCCGGCAAGGTGCTGATCAGCGACAGCGCCACCTCGGCCGATGCCGGTACCCTGCTGCTGCGTGGCGACTTTTTCGACAAGGGCTTCTCCGCCTACGAGGTGGCGGGCAACCGTGGCCTGGAAGTGGCCGATGGCACCCGGGTGGATGTGAGCATGCCGGTGTACCGGCAGGGCGATGGGGCGACCAACCTGGCCGCGGGCGGCGCGCCCCGTGACGCCCTGGAAACCTGGACGCCCCCTCTCTACCTGGAGGACGCCGCCAAGGGCGTGCTGACCCAGCGCCAGGGCGCCAGCCTGTCGCTGCGCGCCGGTAGCGGCATCACGGCGGCGGGTGATATCGCCACCACCCATCTGCTGGTGGGCAAGGGGGCGATGCTCAATGTCGACCCGGGCCAATCCATCGGCCTGGCCGGCATCGGCCAAGTGACGGTGGACGGGACCCTGAACGCCTGGGGCGGACGGATCTCGGTCAGATCGATCATCGTTTCGGCCCCGGATACCGAGCTGCAGAAACCGCTGGAGACCTACCAGTCCATCTGGATCGGCGACAACGCCGTGCTGGATGCCGCCGCCCGCGCCGTTACGGCCGTGGACAGCCGTGGCAATCGCTATGGCACGGTGCGCGACGGCGGCAGCATCGTCATCGGCGGTGAGATCGATCACGCCACGGGCGGCCTCACCGCCACCGACGCCTTCGTGGTGGTGCGCCAGGGCGCGCGCCTGGACGCATCCGGTGCCCAGGCCGTGCTGGACATCCCGGGGCAGGGCGCCACCCCCGTGGCCAGCCATGGCGGCAGCATCGCCTTCGCGTCCACCAGCGGGCTCTATCTGGATGGCCAGTTCAAGGCCGAGGCCGGTGGCGCAGGGGCATCGGGGGCAGCCTCTCCGTTGCACTCGGCGCCCCGTCCTATCGGATAAACGACCCCAGGGCGACCGATGCGGTACGCCAGGCTCGGGAGCTGGTCCTGGCGCAACACCAGGGCGAAACGCTGCCGACCGGCGTTGAGCCGGGCCAGGGCGCCGCCTGGCTGCAATACGGACACGGTCGGCTGGGCGTGGATCAGGTGGTGGGCGGGGGCTTCGACAACCTCTCCCTGCTGAGCACCGGTTTGCTCAGCTTCGACGGCACTGTGAACCTGGACATGGCCAACGCGCTCAACCTCTATGCCGGTACTTACGGCCAGGCCGAGACAGCTGCTGCAGGTTCCGTGGTCGATCTGCGCGGTGGTTACCTGCGCCTGGCCGGGGCATTGGGGGCGCCTGCTGACAGCGCAAGTACGGACACCGCCATCCGCGTCGGCAGTTCGCAGCGCCCTGCCACGGGGCAGTTGAATCTATCGGCCAGAGGCCTGCTGGATGTGCGTGATTCCGTCAGGCTCGGCGCCCGGGGCAGCATCGTGATGCTGCAGAGGGGCGCACAGGTAGTAGACCGCCGTGCCTTCTCCGATATGCACCTGAGCAGCCAGGGGGACATGCGACTGCTGAGCACGGAGGACGCCCGCGCCATGCGCCTGCAAGTGCCCGGCAACCTGGCCATGAGCGCCGCCCAGATCTATCCGGGTACCGGTGTCAAAGGGCAGGTGAGTGCATCGAGGATCGACATCGCCCGCAGCGGTAGCGGCCTGCCGTCCGTTCCCTACTCGGCCTTCGGCTCGCTCAGCCTGCAGGCGGACGTCATCAACCAGGGCGGCATCCTGCGTGCGCCGCTGGGCGATCTGATACTCGGCTACCAGGGCGACGCCACCCGTCCTGCCAGCATCGTCAACCTGCTGCCCGGCAGCCTGACTTCTGTCAGCGGCGCCGGCCTGGTGATCCCCTACGGCGGCACGGTGGACGGCAAGACCTGGCTCTACGACGGTGTCTCCCTGTCCAACAGCCTGCTCAAGGAAGGGCAGAGCCTGATGCCGGGCAAGGTCGACCTCGTTGGGCAGGTCATCAATGTCGAGCAAGGTGCGGTCGTGGACGTTTCCGGCAGCGGCGAGCTGGTGGGTGCCGGCTTCGTCTCCGGTCGCGGTGGCTCCACCGACGCGCGTTTCAGCCCCTTGATGCAATACGGTGCCGATGGCTTCCTGCTGCCGGCCCTGGGCAGCAACCCGGTCTACGCCATCGTGCCTGGCGTACAGGCCGGCTATGCGCCCCAAGGGGGTGAGGACGGTGCGGTCGACCCCCGGGTAGGCCAGCAGATCACCCTCGGCGCCGGCGTGCCGGGCCTGCCGGCGGGCACCTATACGCTGCTGCCATCCACCTACGCGCTGTTGCCGGGGGCCTTCCGCGTGGAGGTCAACGGCCTGGCCGGGCAGGGCGGCGTCATCGCCACCCAGGCCATGCGCAATGGCTCCTGGTCCACCGCCGGCACCCTCGGCCTGGCCAGCGGCGCGCGGGATAGCCTGGCCAGCCAGGTGATCCTCACCCCGGCCGATGTGCTGCGCCGCTACTCCCAGTACAACGAGACCCGCTTCAGCCAGTTCCTCCAGGCCGACGCGGCGCGCCTGGGCATTCCCGCCGCGTTGATGCCCAGGGACGCCAAGGCCTTCAACCTGAGTTTTGCGAACAACACCACCGACCGGCCCAGCTTCAGCTTCGCCGGCGAACTGCTCAAGGCGCGCGGGGAGGGCGGGCGTGGCAGCACCTCCAGCATCACCCAGACCTCCACGGGCAACCTGGAGATCGTCAGGGCCGGGCAGGGCGCCACCGCCGGTTTCAACGGCGTGACCCTGACCGATGAATCCCTCAACGCCATCGGTGCCGGCAGCCTCAACATCGGCGCCTATGCGCGCTCCTTCTACGGCCAGGGCGGCAACTTCATCCAGTTCGACGACGGTGCCAGCAGCACGGGCGGTAGCGTGGCCCGCACCGCCAACTTGGTACTGCGCAGCGGCGCGACCCTCAAGGCCCCGGAAGTCTTCCTGGTCACCGCCGGGCCCACCGGTGGCATCACGGTGGAGCAGGGCGCCAGCATCAACACCCTGGGCCAGGGCGATGCACCCCGCGACTCCCGCGATGGCTACATCTACAAGCCGGGGCGCAACAGCGTGCTGGCGGTTTCCAACGGTTACCTGAACATGCTGGCCCCGGACGCTGCCAACCCGCAGGAGCCACAGAAAGCCCCGGGCAGCATCCGCATCGGCGTGTGCGATGGCATCTGTAGCGGTACCACCGGGCTCTACTCCGAGGGCACCATCGCCACGGCCACCGACAACGCCTTCGAACTGGGCGAGGCGGTGAACTATGGCACCCGCAACCTGACCCTGGCAGTGGGCGGCATCAATGTCGGCAGCGCCGAGGCGCTGGCCGACCTCGCCGCCCGCAACCTGCTGCCCAGCGGCCTGACCCTCAACCAGCAGGTGCTCGACCGCCTGCTGCGCGGTGATACCAGCACCGGCGCGCCGGCCCTGGAAACCCTGGTGCTGGGCGCTCGCGACTCGCTCAACTTCTTCGGCAACGCCAGCCTGGATACCTACGGTGCCGACGGCAAGTCGCGGCTCAAGGAACTGGTGCTGACCACCCCGGCCCTCTACGGCAAGGGCGAGGCGGGGGACACTGCGCGCATCCACACCTCCAACCTGATCTGGAACGGCGCCCACAACGAGGCCGGCTCCATCATCGCCGGTGGTGCCGGCACCGGTGCGGGCAACCTGGTGATCGACGCCGAGCGCATCGAGTTCGGCTATCAGCCGGATACGCAACCCACCGCTGCCACGATCCGCGACCGTCTGGCCGTGGGCTTTGCCAACGTCAACCTCAACGCCAGCGAGCGCATCACCGCCAACCACAAGGGCGGCCTGTCGGTGTATCAGCGCCAGGACGGCTACGTCACCGGCAAGGGCTTCCAGTACAGCGGCGGCAACCTGAACATCAGCACCCCGGTGATGACCGGCGGTGCGGGCTCGGTCAACCACATCACTGCCGGCGGCGATATCCGTGTCAGTGCGCCGAACGGCAATGCAGTGCCCAGCATCGGCGGTGATGCCCTGGGTGCCGAGCTGTCCCTCAGCGGCCGCAATCTGC includes the following:
- a CDS encoding DUF2145 domain-containing protein — encoded protein: MFKKYSLPFLALLFPYLAIAQGFSNQGDATENNDQYTAEQLISFSKKVEKSLAERGARVAIVSRVGRPESELPEGVKYTHVAFWVYSDITAQDGRKLKGYQVYNLYQREGQKNISDLISDFPLDFYAGVYSLKSGVIIPKPSLQEKLLQIIDSSDYRKLHNSNYSVVAKMDSERYQNCTGFTLNVLFSAIYGTSDRAQLTANKRTYFKPQAIKIGSVKRVLGSMFVQDFFPEEHGGEIKTATYSTIANFMKDYDLGKEIYEIEI
- a CDS encoding substrate-binding domain-containing protein, with the protein product MFKRNVLAISMAVAGLCSAQAMAAVVGGGATLPQNLYNTATVLSSGFNAYIGVGSGAGKSAVLTNDSTKLGLASGITVDYAGSDSILSASEISTYQAAHQSPAVPTSSAANWGPLVQVPSAATSVTIPYKLTLAGGAALNNLDLTSAQLCDIFSGTITTWNQVNASYPATAITVVYRAGSSGTTEIFTRHLNSQCSAKFTTNSTFTTANVGAEPASWIAATSSANLASTVASTEGAIGYVGPEDVDATNNAVVAKVNGLLPTIGNVTTALSTIAPPVVADRADPSKWVPVLANPASGYKIVGYTNLVFSQCYKDTADRTSIRDFVGRHYNTDDLNNNDDEIIANKLIPLTDDWKTAIRSTFYTPTNSLAIGNTTACNQIGRPL
- a CDS encoding two-partner secretion domain-containing protein; this encodes MRSQPSKPASRTATRHDTFLPLKPLAQAIALMLLTGGAQAEQAFSSSWFASKGAAQASGAVRPTTPAPGTPPPLAQQQRVQERLGRSFANMNNTVAAIAAAQAAQAAGRAAASSGPQTLHNGLGGNGLNVVIGPDGKPLFINAEGPVQTDANGKVLVSIKQTADKAILNWETFNVGRDTTVAFQQDASWALMNKVNNSTAPSQIQGQIKGDGTVMILNGNGVVFSGSSQVNVRNLVAAATDFSDEQFKTGGLYSGSTPAFTNAQGAIRVEQGAQLNTAAPATSTAGGGYVLLLGKEVDNAGTIATPKGQALLAAGDSFTIRKGYGTDGSPTSTTRGNEVTVGGNGTVTNSGVILAASGDVTLAGHQVRQNGAALASTSADARGTVHLTATGANGSVTLGEGSTTAILLDASATALDSQRDALIAPAVTQDGKVIPGDAYRRDLSLVQIDSSGTVDFQKGSITLATGGQVAVNAGQRSLVRDGAVIDVSGATGVKVAMASNSVKVNLQGNEQRDSSVNRDGGGLNNNDVWVDVRDLVFVPAGTNGYATDRWYTAGGLLEVSGYLGTQGHSVAEWMAQGGTVSFTGNEVVTQAGSQINLSGGTLDVQAGTIKQTWLKGADGRLYELSSAPGDILYTGLYKGYEDHSQRWGQTDYYYNPLIASTERKEGGYTVGRDAGTLVIGTRNAVLEGTLASDTYQGERQTQGAQSGLDGYSQSQKAVARGAQLVVGGYTPWYVKSSGTLEYALGADANTLKNVILGEGGARIADGLDLGSALPAGRQGTLYLDSAQLNGFNLGAVKVAASEGIRVDGDLQVAPAGNVILFGPKVEVNADITAHGGSIELGNVLNQITANGKADTTLGGVASVTLGAGARLDASGLWSNLLLDPNDSRALAYLDGGSVSLRSSGSTLLGSGSLVDVSSGAALQASGKLQGGKGGNLTLAANANTDSGAGVLGLGGELRGQGVKGGGTLALQAGKVLISDSATSADAGTLLLRGDFFDKGFSAYEVAGNRGLEVADGTRVDVSMPVYRQGDGATNLAAGGAPRDALETWTPPLYLEDAAKGVLTQRQGASLSLRAGSGITAAGDIATTHLLVGKGAMLNVDPGQSIGLAGIGQVTVDGTLNAWGGRISVRSIIVSAPDTELQKPLETYQSIWIGDNAVLDAAARAVTAVDSRGNRYGTVRDGGSIVIGGEIDHATGGLTATDAFVVVRQGARLDASGAQAVLDIPGQGATPVASHGGSIAFASTSGLYLDGQFKAEAGGAGASGAASPLHSAPRPIG